From the genome of Triticum aestivum cultivar Chinese Spring chromosome 3B, IWGSC CS RefSeq v2.1, whole genome shotgun sequence, one region includes:
- the LOC123070773 gene encoding protein MLN51 homolog isoform X6, producing MAEEEKAATAEGDATEDVSDVDDSPLPALRRRAAASDDEEGDGGGGGGSGSSPPPRVVWSNSDSDELGAAEVDGEDEGSEECEEVRKEFDAGSGGGGEAKEVTPDEVAAAPEDEGKYEEEEEEAQAETGAELKEEDKENKGFEPDAVPRTGAFYMHDDRFQNKENRGRGRQRDFSGGQKLWNSKDDSVWLHDRFNEINTHDVQHDSTRRPRSPFRAWAGGRTHDVNHGYLEGTKSASYYHDYRADYKYGSINNYNRFPKEAKTSYYSAKNYRSVPRKSHSYYDEQNFYNARTESRICYVNAKGHNNAPNVNRGKPSRPYQPTWKNTFQTSSVQNNRTYSRSQNEEGCSDTGVEKNSHRTLSLQNEQEFTSKQEPPFVERRKARPDILSKLFSSSVRMAHSSLKPQSRSSFGVKAFAPSGEHGNTAGSLSMVKGMPNLGSHSTVSTSNSQYSESRDQGSGLNIGVPTKNKLSTQIFHQNIASASKIQSHPQNTLISSTEDAETSPPPGSNNSLAPSVIIVQNDKVEAVSGSLPCGGGHALDVTGAKDLTLGTPAVLPVMKFGEQHPRGPDIPCTAMAFPGLLAHQPSDNSELNKITWLQTLSGATGVLGATYDPSYIGSHYPQPSVFPRYHCVTEVPVLLNSPEIPGHELGQRKNKLLRYSEMNFAS from the exons ATGGCTGAAGAGGagaaggcggcgacggcggagggggaCGCGACGGAGGACGTGAGCGACGTCGACGACTCGCCCCTCCCGGCGTTGAGGCGCCGCGCGGCGGCGAGCGACGACGAGgagggcgatggcggcggcggtggggggagTGGTTCCTCGCCGCCGCCGAGGGTGGTCTGGTCCAATTCCGACTCCGACGAGCTGGGCGCGGCCGAGGTGGACGGCGAAGACGAGGGTTCTGAGGAATGCGAGGAGGTTCGCAAGGAGTTCGACGCAGGATCTGGGGGCGGTGGAGAGGCCAAGGAAGTGACGCCGGATGAGGTGGCTGCGGCGCCGGAGGACGAGGGGAagtacgaggaggaggaggaggaggcccaggCTGAGACGGGAGCCGAACTGAAAGAAGAGGACAAGGAGAACAAGGGGTTCGAGCCCGACGCCGTGCCGAGAACAGGTGCCTTCTACATGCACGATGATCGCTTCCAGAACAAGGAAAACCGCGGCCGCGGGCGCCAGAG GGACTTTTCCGGTGGCCAAAAGTTATGGAATTCTAAAGATGACAGCGTATGGCTGCATGATCGGTTTAATGAGATCAATACCCATGATGTTCAACATGACAGT ACAAGGAGGCCAAGAAGTCCTTTTAGAGCATGGGCTGGTGGTAGAACTCATGACGTTAACCATGGTTATCTAGAAGGAACCAAATCCGCATCATATTATCATGATTACAGAGCAGACTACAAGTATGGGAGTATCAACAACTACAATAGATTTCCAAAAGAGGCCAAAACTTCCTATTACAGCGCCAAGAACTACAGAAGTGTTCCAAGAAAATCCCATTCGTACTATGACGAGCAGAACTTTTATAATGCTCGGACAGAATCTCGTATCTGTTATGTGAATGCTAAAGGTCACAACAATGCACCAAATGTTAACAGAGGGAAACCATCAAGGCCCTACCAACCTACCTGGAAGAATACTTTCCAAACCTCTTCAGTGCAAAACAATAG GACATATTCCAGATCACAGAATGAGGAGGGCTGTTCTGATACAGGTGTGGAAAAGAACTCACATCGAACTTTAAGTTTGCAGAATGAACAAGAGTTTACGTCAAAGCAAGAACCCCCCTTTGTAGAAAGAAGGAAAGCACGACCTGACATTTTAAGTAAGCTCTTCTCATCCTCTGTTCGAATGGCACATAGTTCTCTGAAACCTCAATCTCGTTCCAGTTTTGGAGTGAAGGCATTTGCTCCATCTGGTGAGCATGGAAATACTGCTGGTTCTCTTAGTATGGTAAAAGGCATGCCTAACCTTGGTTCTCACTCAACTGTATCAACATCAAATAGCCAATATTCAGAATCCAGGGATCAAGGAAGTGGTTTGAACATTGgtgtccccacaaagaacaaactTTCTACTCAGATATTTCATCAAAACATTGCCAGTGCCAGCAAAATTCAGTCTCATCCACAAAATACACTGATAAGTTCAACTGAAGATGCAGAGACCAGTCCCCCTCCTGGGTCAAACAATTCTTTAGCACCATCTGTTATAATAGTGCAAAATGATAAGGTAGAAGCAGTGAGTGGCTCTCTCCCTTGTGGTGGAGGTCATGCTCTTGATGTTACAGGAGCAAAGGACCTTACTCTTGGCACTCCAGCAGTATTGCCAG TTATGAAGTTTGGTGAGCAGCATCCTAGGGGACCTGATATCCCATGCACTGCTATGGCTTTCCCAGGACTTTTGGCTCATCAACCCAGTGACAATTCTGAGCTTAATAAAATTACTTG GCTGCAAACATTGTCTGGTGCTACTGGGGTTCTTGGGGCAACATATGATCCTTCTTATATTGGCAGTCATTATCCCCAACCATCAGTATTCCCAAG ATACCATTGTGTGACTGAAGTTCCTGTTTTGTTGAACTCCCCTGAAATACCAG GTCATGAGCTTGGCCAGCGCAAGAACAAACTTCTCAG ATACTCAGAGATGAACTTCGCTTCATGA
- the LOC123070773 gene encoding protein MLN51 homolog isoform X5: MAEEEKAATAEGDATEDVSDVDDSPLPALRRRAAASDDEEGDGGGGGGSGSSPPPRVVWSNSDSDELGAAEVDGEDEGSEECEEVRKEFDAGSGGGGEAKEVTPDEVAAAPEDEGKYEEEEEEAQAETGAELKEEDKENKGFEPDAVPRTGAFYMHDDRFQNKENRGRGRQRDFSGGQKLWNSKDDSVWLHDRFNEINTHDVQHDSTRRPRSPFRAWAGGRTHDVNHDRFDEINTHYVQHDSTRRPRSPFRAWAGGRTHDVNHGYLEGTKSASYYHDYRADYKYGSINNYNRFPKEAKTSYYSAKNYRSVPRKSHSYYDEQNFYNARTESRICYVNAKGHNNAPNVNRGKPSRPYQPTWKNTFQTSSVQNNRTYSRSQNEEGCSDTGVEKNSHRTLSLQNEQEFTSKQEPPFVERRKARPDILSKLFSSSVRMAHSSLKPQSRSSFGVKAFAPSGEHGNTAGSLSMVKGMPNLGSHSTVSTSNSQYSESRDQGSGLNIGVPTKNKLSTQIFHQNIASASKIQSHPQNTLISSTEDAETSPPPGSNNSLAPSVIIVQNDKVEAVSGSLPCGGGHALDVTGAKDLTLGTPAVLPVMKFGEQHPRGPDIPCTAMAFPGLLAHQPSDNSELNKITWLQTLSGATGVLGATYDPSYIGSHYPQPSVFPRYHCVTEVPVLLNSPEIPGHELGQRKNKLLRYSEMNFAS; the protein is encoded by the exons ATGGCTGAAGAGGagaaggcggcgacggcggagggggaCGCGACGGAGGACGTGAGCGACGTCGACGACTCGCCCCTCCCGGCGTTGAGGCGCCGCGCGGCGGCGAGCGACGACGAGgagggcgatggcggcggcggtggggggagTGGTTCCTCGCCGCCGCCGAGGGTGGTCTGGTCCAATTCCGACTCCGACGAGCTGGGCGCGGCCGAGGTGGACGGCGAAGACGAGGGTTCTGAGGAATGCGAGGAGGTTCGCAAGGAGTTCGACGCAGGATCTGGGGGCGGTGGAGAGGCCAAGGAAGTGACGCCGGATGAGGTGGCTGCGGCGCCGGAGGACGAGGGGAagtacgaggaggaggaggaggaggcccaggCTGAGACGGGAGCCGAACTGAAAGAAGAGGACAAGGAGAACAAGGGGTTCGAGCCCGACGCCGTGCCGAGAACAGGTGCCTTCTACATGCACGATGATCGCTTCCAGAACAAGGAAAACCGCGGCCGCGGGCGCCAGAG GGACTTTTCCGGTGGCCAAAAGTTATGGAATTCTAAAGATGACAGCGTATGGCTGCATGATCGGTTTAATGAGATCAATACCCATGATGTTCAACATGACAGT ACAAGGAGGCCAAGAAGTCCTTTTAGAGCTTGGGCTGGTGGTAGAACTCATGATGTTAATCATGATCGGTTTGATGAGATCAATACCCATTATGTTCAACATGACAGT ACAAGGAGGCCAAGAAGTCCTTTTAGAGCATGGGCTGGTGGTAGAACTCATGACGTTAACCATGGTTATCTAGAAGGAACCAAATCCGCATCATATTATCATGATTACAGAGCAGACTACAAGTATGGGAGTATCAACAACTACAATAGATTTCCAAAAGAGGCCAAAACTTCCTATTACAGCGCCAAGAACTACAGAAGTGTTCCAAGAAAATCCCATTCGTACTATGACGAGCAGAACTTTTATAATGCTCGGACAGAATCTCGTATCTGTTATGTGAATGCTAAAGGTCACAACAATGCACCAAATGTTAACAGAGGGAAACCATCAAGGCCCTACCAACCTACCTGGAAGAATACTTTCCAAACCTCTTCAGTGCAAAACAATAG GACATATTCCAGATCACAGAATGAGGAGGGCTGTTCTGATACAGGTGTGGAAAAGAACTCACATCGAACTTTAAGTTTGCAGAATGAACAAGAGTTTACGTCAAAGCAAGAACCCCCCTTTGTAGAAAGAAGGAAAGCACGACCTGACATTTTAAGTAAGCTCTTCTCATCCTCTGTTCGAATGGCACATAGTTCTCTGAAACCTCAATCTCGTTCCAGTTTTGGAGTGAAGGCATTTGCTCCATCTGGTGAGCATGGAAATACTGCTGGTTCTCTTAGTATGGTAAAAGGCATGCCTAACCTTGGTTCTCACTCAACTGTATCAACATCAAATAGCCAATATTCAGAATCCAGGGATCAAGGAAGTGGTTTGAACATTGgtgtccccacaaagaacaaactTTCTACTCAGATATTTCATCAAAACATTGCCAGTGCCAGCAAAATTCAGTCTCATCCACAAAATACACTGATAAGTTCAACTGAAGATGCAGAGACCAGTCCCCCTCCTGGGTCAAACAATTCTTTAGCACCATCTGTTATAATAGTGCAAAATGATAAGGTAGAAGCAGTGAGTGGCTCTCTCCCTTGTGGTGGAGGTCATGCTCTTGATGTTACAGGAGCAAAGGACCTTACTCTTGGCACTCCAGCAGTATTGCCAG TTATGAAGTTTGGTGAGCAGCATCCTAGGGGACCTGATATCCCATGCACTGCTATGGCTTTCCCAGGACTTTTGGCTCATCAACCCAGTGACAATTCTGAGCTTAATAAAATTACTTG GCTGCAAACATTGTCTGGTGCTACTGGGGTTCTTGGGGCAACATATGATCCTTCTTATATTGGCAGTCATTATCCCCAACCATCAGTATTCCCAAG ATACCATTGTGTGACTGAAGTTCCTGTTTTGTTGAACTCCCCTGAAATACCAG GTCATGAGCTTGGCCAGCGCAAGAACAAACTTCTCAG ATACTCAGAGATGAACTTCGCTTCATGA
- the LOC123070773 gene encoding protein MLN51 homolog isoform X3, with amino-acid sequence MAEEEKAATAEGDATEDVSDVDDSPLPALRRRAAASDDEEGDGGGGGGSGSSPPPRVVWSNSDSDELGAAEVDGEDEGSEECEEVRKEFDAGSGGGGEAKEVTPDEVAAAPEDEGKYEEEEEEAQAETGAELKEEDKENKGFEPDAVPRTGAFYMHDDRFQNKENRGRGRQRDFSGGQKLWNSKDDSVWLHDRFNEINTHDVQHDSTRRPRSPFRAWAGGRTHDVNHDRFDEINTHYVQHDSTRRPRSPFRAWAGGRTHDANHDRFDEINTRYVQHDSTRRPRSPFRAWAGGRTHDVNHGYLEGTKSASYYHDYRADYKYGSINNYNRFPKEAKTSYYSAKNYRSVPRKSHSYYDEQNFYNARTESRICYVNAKGHNNAPNVNRGKPSRPYQPTWKNTFQTSSVQNNRTYSRSQNEEGCSDTGVEKNSHRTLSLQNEQEFTSKQEPPFVERRKARPDILSKLFSSSVRMAHSSLKPQSRSSFGVKAFAPSGEHGNTAGSLSMVKGMPNLGSHSTVSTSNSQYSESRDQGSGLNIGVPTKNKLSTQIFHQNIASASKIQSHPQNTLISSTEDAETSPPPGSNNSLAPSVIIVQNDKVEAVSGSLPCGGGHALDVTGAKDLTLGTPAVLPVMKFGEQHPRGPDIPCTAMAFPGLLAHQPSDNSELNKITWLQTLSGATGVLGATYDPSYIGSHYPQPSVFPRYHCVTEVPVLLNSPEIPGHELGQRKNKLLRYSEMNFAS; translated from the exons ATGGCTGAAGAGGagaaggcggcgacggcggagggggaCGCGACGGAGGACGTGAGCGACGTCGACGACTCGCCCCTCCCGGCGTTGAGGCGCCGCGCGGCGGCGAGCGACGACGAGgagggcgatggcggcggcggtggggggagTGGTTCCTCGCCGCCGCCGAGGGTGGTCTGGTCCAATTCCGACTCCGACGAGCTGGGCGCGGCCGAGGTGGACGGCGAAGACGAGGGTTCTGAGGAATGCGAGGAGGTTCGCAAGGAGTTCGACGCAGGATCTGGGGGCGGTGGAGAGGCCAAGGAAGTGACGCCGGATGAGGTGGCTGCGGCGCCGGAGGACGAGGGGAagtacgaggaggaggaggaggaggcccaggCTGAGACGGGAGCCGAACTGAAAGAAGAGGACAAGGAGAACAAGGGGTTCGAGCCCGACGCCGTGCCGAGAACAGGTGCCTTCTACATGCACGATGATCGCTTCCAGAACAAGGAAAACCGCGGCCGCGGGCGCCAGAG GGACTTTTCCGGTGGCCAAAAGTTATGGAATTCTAAAGATGACAGCGTATGGCTGCATGATCGGTTTAATGAGATCAATACCCATGATGTTCAACATGACAGT ACAAGGAGGCCAAGAAGTCCTTTTAGAGCTTGGGCTGGTGGTAGAACTCATGATGTTAATCATGATCGGTTTGATGAGATCAATACCCATTATGTTCAACATGACAGT ACAAGGAGGCCAAGAAGTCCTTTTAGAGCATGGGCTGGTGGTAGAACTCATGACGCTAACCATGACCGGTTTGATGAGATCAATACCCGTTATGTTCAACATGACAGT ACAAGGAGGCCAAGAAGTCCTTTTAGAGCATGGGCTGGTGGTAGAACTCATGACGTTAACCATGGTTATCTAGAAGGAACCAAATCCGCATCATATTATCATGATTACAGAGCAGACTACAAGTATGGGAGTATCAACAACTACAATAGATTTCCAAAAGAGGCCAAAACTTCCTATTACAGCGCCAAGAACTACAGAAGTGTTCCAAGAAAATCCCATTCGTACTATGACGAGCAGAACTTTTATAATGCTCGGACAGAATCTCGTATCTGTTATGTGAATGCTAAAGGTCACAACAATGCACCAAATGTTAACAGAGGGAAACCATCAAGGCCCTACCAACCTACCTGGAAGAATACTTTCCAAACCTCTTCAGTGCAAAACAATAG GACATATTCCAGATCACAGAATGAGGAGGGCTGTTCTGATACAGGTGTGGAAAAGAACTCACATCGAACTTTAAGTTTGCAGAATGAACAAGAGTTTACGTCAAAGCAAGAACCCCCCTTTGTAGAAAGAAGGAAAGCACGACCTGACATTTTAAGTAAGCTCTTCTCATCCTCTGTTCGAATGGCACATAGTTCTCTGAAACCTCAATCTCGTTCCAGTTTTGGAGTGAAGGCATTTGCTCCATCTGGTGAGCATGGAAATACTGCTGGTTCTCTTAGTATGGTAAAAGGCATGCCTAACCTTGGTTCTCACTCAACTGTATCAACATCAAATAGCCAATATTCAGAATCCAGGGATCAAGGAAGTGGTTTGAACATTGgtgtccccacaaagaacaaactTTCTACTCAGATATTTCATCAAAACATTGCCAGTGCCAGCAAAATTCAGTCTCATCCACAAAATACACTGATAAGTTCAACTGAAGATGCAGAGACCAGTCCCCCTCCTGGGTCAAACAATTCTTTAGCACCATCTGTTATAATAGTGCAAAATGATAAGGTAGAAGCAGTGAGTGGCTCTCTCCCTTGTGGTGGAGGTCATGCTCTTGATGTTACAGGAGCAAAGGACCTTACTCTTGGCACTCCAGCAGTATTGCCAG TTATGAAGTTTGGTGAGCAGCATCCTAGGGGACCTGATATCCCATGCACTGCTATGGCTTTCCCAGGACTTTTGGCTCATCAACCCAGTGACAATTCTGAGCTTAATAAAATTACTTG GCTGCAAACATTGTCTGGTGCTACTGGGGTTCTTGGGGCAACATATGATCCTTCTTATATTGGCAGTCATTATCCCCAACCATCAGTATTCCCAAG ATACCATTGTGTGACTGAAGTTCCTGTTTTGTTGAACTCCCCTGAAATACCAG GTCATGAGCTTGGCCAGCGCAAGAACAAACTTCTCAG ATACTCAGAGATGAACTTCGCTTCATGA
- the LOC123070773 gene encoding protein MLN51 homolog isoform X2, whose protein sequence is MAEEEKAATAEGDATEDVSDVDDSPLPALRRRAAASDDEEGDGGGGGGSGSSPPPRVVWSNSDSDELGAAEVDGEDEGSEECEEVRKEFDAGSGGGGEAKEVTPDEVAAAPEDEGKYEEEEEEAQAETGAELKEEDKENKGFEPDAVPRTGAFYMHDDRFQNKENRGRGRQRDFSGGQKLWNSKDDSVWLHDRFNEINTHDVQHDSTRRPRSPFRAWAGGRTHDVNHDRFDEINTHYVQHDSTRRPRSPFRARAGGRTHDVNHDRFDEINTHYVQHDSTRRPRSPFRAWAGGRTHDANHDRFDEINTRYVQHDSTRRPRSPFRAWAGGRTHDVNHGYLEGTKSASYYHDYRADYKYGSINNYNRFPKEAKTSYYSAKNYRSVPRKSHSYYDEQNFYNARTESRICYVNAKGHNNAPNVNRGKPSRPYQPTWKNTFQTSSVQNNRSQNEEGCSDTGVEKNSHRTLSLQNEQEFTSKQEPPFVERRKARPDILSKLFSSSVRMAHSSLKPQSRSSFGVKAFAPSGEHGNTAGSLSMVKGMPNLGSHSTVSTSNSQYSESRDQGSGLNIGVPTKNKLSTQIFHQNIASASKIQSHPQNTLISSTEDAETSPPPGSNNSLAPSVIIVQNDKVEAVSGSLPCGGGHALDVTGAKDLTLGTPAVLPVMKFGEQHPRGPDIPCTAMAFPGLLAHQPSDNSELNKITWLQTLSGATGVLGATYDPSYIGSHYPQPSVFPRYHCVTEVPVLLNSPEIPGHELGQRKNKLLRYSEMNFAS, encoded by the exons ATGGCTGAAGAGGagaaggcggcgacggcggagggggaCGCGACGGAGGACGTGAGCGACGTCGACGACTCGCCCCTCCCGGCGTTGAGGCGCCGCGCGGCGGCGAGCGACGACGAGgagggcgatggcggcggcggtggggggagTGGTTCCTCGCCGCCGCCGAGGGTGGTCTGGTCCAATTCCGACTCCGACGAGCTGGGCGCGGCCGAGGTGGACGGCGAAGACGAGGGTTCTGAGGAATGCGAGGAGGTTCGCAAGGAGTTCGACGCAGGATCTGGGGGCGGTGGAGAGGCCAAGGAAGTGACGCCGGATGAGGTGGCTGCGGCGCCGGAGGACGAGGGGAagtacgaggaggaggaggaggaggcccaggCTGAGACGGGAGCCGAACTGAAAGAAGAGGACAAGGAGAACAAGGGGTTCGAGCCCGACGCCGTGCCGAGAACAGGTGCCTTCTACATGCACGATGATCGCTTCCAGAACAAGGAAAACCGCGGCCGCGGGCGCCAGAG GGACTTTTCCGGTGGCCAAAAGTTATGGAATTCTAAAGATGACAGCGTATGGCTGCATGATCGGTTTAATGAGATCAATACCCATGATGTTCAACATGACAGT ACAAGGAGGCCAAGAAGTCCTTTTAGAGCTTGGGCTGGTGGTAGAACTCATGATGTTAATCATGATCGGTTTGATGAGATCAATACCCATTATGTTCAACATGACAGT ACAAGGAGGCCAAGAAGTCCTTTTAGAGCTCGGGCTGGTGGTAGAACTCATGATGTTAACCATGATCGGTTTGATGAGATCAATACCCATTATGTTCAACATGACAGT ACAAGGAGGCCAAGAAGTCCTTTTAGAGCATGGGCTGGTGGTAGAACTCATGACGCTAACCATGACCGGTTTGATGAGATCAATACCCGTTATGTTCAACATGACAGT ACAAGGAGGCCAAGAAGTCCTTTTAGAGCATGGGCTGGTGGTAGAACTCATGACGTTAACCATGGTTATCTAGAAGGAACCAAATCCGCATCATATTATCATGATTACAGAGCAGACTACAAGTATGGGAGTATCAACAACTACAATAGATTTCCAAAAGAGGCCAAAACTTCCTATTACAGCGCCAAGAACTACAGAAGTGTTCCAAGAAAATCCCATTCGTACTATGACGAGCAGAACTTTTATAATGCTCGGACAGAATCTCGTATCTGTTATGTGAATGCTAAAGGTCACAACAATGCACCAAATGTTAACAGAGGGAAACCATCAAGGCCCTACCAACCTACCTGGAAGAATACTTTCCAAACCTCTTCAGTGCAAAACAATAG ATCACAGAATGAGGAGGGCTGTTCTGATACAGGTGTGGAAAAGAACTCACATCGAACTTTAAGTTTGCAGAATGAACAAGAGTTTACGTCAAAGCAAGAACCCCCCTTTGTAGAAAGAAGGAAAGCACGACCTGACATTTTAAGTAAGCTCTTCTCATCCTCTGTTCGAATGGCACATAGTTCTCTGAAACCTCAATCTCGTTCCAGTTTTGGAGTGAAGGCATTTGCTCCATCTGGTGAGCATGGAAATACTGCTGGTTCTCTTAGTATGGTAAAAGGCATGCCTAACCTTGGTTCTCACTCAACTGTATCAACATCAAATAGCCAATATTCAGAATCCAGGGATCAAGGAAGTGGTTTGAACATTGgtgtccccacaaagaacaaactTTCTACTCAGATATTTCATCAAAACATTGCCAGTGCCAGCAAAATTCAGTCTCATCCACAAAATACACTGATAAGTTCAACTGAAGATGCAGAGACCAGTCCCCCTCCTGGGTCAAACAATTCTTTAGCACCATCTGTTATAATAGTGCAAAATGATAAGGTAGAAGCAGTGAGTGGCTCTCTCCCTTGTGGTGGAGGTCATGCTCTTGATGTTACAGGAGCAAAGGACCTTACTCTTGGCACTCCAGCAGTATTGCCAG TTATGAAGTTTGGTGAGCAGCATCCTAGGGGACCTGATATCCCATGCACTGCTATGGCTTTCCCAGGACTTTTGGCTCATCAACCCAGTGACAATTCTGAGCTTAATAAAATTACTTG GCTGCAAACATTGTCTGGTGCTACTGGGGTTCTTGGGGCAACATATGATCCTTCTTATATTGGCAGTCATTATCCCCAACCATCAGTATTCCCAAG ATACCATTGTGTGACTGAAGTTCCTGTTTTGTTGAACTCCCCTGAAATACCAG GTCATGAGCTTGGCCAGCGCAAGAACAAACTTCTCAG ATACTCAGAGATGAACTTCGCTTCATGA
- the LOC123070773 gene encoding protein MLN51 homolog isoform X4, which produces MAEEEKAATAEGDATEDVSDVDDSPLPALRRRAAASDDEEGDGGGGGGSGSSPPPRVVWSNSDSDELGAAEVDGEDEGSEECEEVRKEFDAGSGGGGEAKEVTPDEVAAAPEDEGKYEEEEEEAQAETGAELKEEDKENKGFEPDAVPRTGAFYMHDDRFQNKENRGRGRQRDFSGGQKLWNSKDDSVWLHDRFNEINTHDVQHDSTRRPRSPFRAWAGGRTHDANHDRFDEINTRYVQHDSTRRPRSPFRAWAGGRTHDVNHGYLEGTKSASYYHDYRADYKYGSINNYNRFPKEAKTSYYSAKNYRSVPRKSHSYYDEQNFYNARTESRICYVNAKGHNNAPNVNRGKPSRPYQPTWKNTFQTSSVQNNRTYSRSQNEEGCSDTGVEKNSHRTLSLQNEQEFTSKQEPPFVERRKARPDILSKLFSSSVRMAHSSLKPQSRSSFGVKAFAPSGEHGNTAGSLSMVKGMPNLGSHSTVSTSNSQYSESRDQGSGLNIGVPTKNKLSTQIFHQNIASASKIQSHPQNTLISSTEDAETSPPPGSNNSLAPSVIIVQNDKVEAVSGSLPCGGGHALDVTGAKDLTLGTPAVLPVMKFGEQHPRGPDIPCTAMAFPGLLAHQPSDNSELNKITWLQTLSGATGVLGATYDPSYIGSHYPQPSVFPRYHCVTEVPVLLNSPEIPGHELGQRKNKLLRYSEMNFAS; this is translated from the exons ATGGCTGAAGAGGagaaggcggcgacggcggagggggaCGCGACGGAGGACGTGAGCGACGTCGACGACTCGCCCCTCCCGGCGTTGAGGCGCCGCGCGGCGGCGAGCGACGACGAGgagggcgatggcggcggcggtggggggagTGGTTCCTCGCCGCCGCCGAGGGTGGTCTGGTCCAATTCCGACTCCGACGAGCTGGGCGCGGCCGAGGTGGACGGCGAAGACGAGGGTTCTGAGGAATGCGAGGAGGTTCGCAAGGAGTTCGACGCAGGATCTGGGGGCGGTGGAGAGGCCAAGGAAGTGACGCCGGATGAGGTGGCTGCGGCGCCGGAGGACGAGGGGAagtacgaggaggaggaggaggaggcccaggCTGAGACGGGAGCCGAACTGAAAGAAGAGGACAAGGAGAACAAGGGGTTCGAGCCCGACGCCGTGCCGAGAACAGGTGCCTTCTACATGCACGATGATCGCTTCCAGAACAAGGAAAACCGCGGCCGCGGGCGCCAGAG GGACTTTTCCGGTGGCCAAAAGTTATGGAATTCTAAAGATGACAGCGTATGGCTGCATGATCGGTTTAATGAGATCAATACCCATGATGTTCAACATGACAGT ACAAGGAGGCCAAGAAGTCCTTTTAGAGCATGGGCTGGTGGTAGAACTCATGACGCTAACCATGACCGGTTTGATGAGATCAATACCCGTTATGTTCAACATGACAGT ACAAGGAGGCCAAGAAGTCCTTTTAGAGCATGGGCTGGTGGTAGAACTCATGACGTTAACCATGGTTATCTAGAAGGAACCAAATCCGCATCATATTATCATGATTACAGAGCAGACTACAAGTATGGGAGTATCAACAACTACAATAGATTTCCAAAAGAGGCCAAAACTTCCTATTACAGCGCCAAGAACTACAGAAGTGTTCCAAGAAAATCCCATTCGTACTATGACGAGCAGAACTTTTATAATGCTCGGACAGAATCTCGTATCTGTTATGTGAATGCTAAAGGTCACAACAATGCACCAAATGTTAACAGAGGGAAACCATCAAGGCCCTACCAACCTACCTGGAAGAATACTTTCCAAACCTCTTCAGTGCAAAACAATAG GACATATTCCAGATCACAGAATGAGGAGGGCTGTTCTGATACAGGTGTGGAAAAGAACTCACATCGAACTTTAAGTTTGCAGAATGAACAAGAGTTTACGTCAAAGCAAGAACCCCCCTTTGTAGAAAGAAGGAAAGCACGACCTGACATTTTAAGTAAGCTCTTCTCATCCTCTGTTCGAATGGCACATAGTTCTCTGAAACCTCAATCTCGTTCCAGTTTTGGAGTGAAGGCATTTGCTCCATCTGGTGAGCATGGAAATACTGCTGGTTCTCTTAGTATGGTAAAAGGCATGCCTAACCTTGGTTCTCACTCAACTGTATCAACATCAAATAGCCAATATTCAGAATCCAGGGATCAAGGAAGTGGTTTGAACATTGgtgtccccacaaagaacaaactTTCTACTCAGATATTTCATCAAAACATTGCCAGTGCCAGCAAAATTCAGTCTCATCCACAAAATACACTGATAAGTTCAACTGAAGATGCAGAGACCAGTCCCCCTCCTGGGTCAAACAATTCTTTAGCACCATCTGTTATAATAGTGCAAAATGATAAGGTAGAAGCAGTGAGTGGCTCTCTCCCTTGTGGTGGAGGTCATGCTCTTGATGTTACAGGAGCAAAGGACCTTACTCTTGGCACTCCAGCAGTATTGCCAG TTATGAAGTTTGGTGAGCAGCATCCTAGGGGACCTGATATCCCATGCACTGCTATGGCTTTCCCAGGACTTTTGGCTCATCAACCCAGTGACAATTCTGAGCTTAATAAAATTACTTG GCTGCAAACATTGTCTGGTGCTACTGGGGTTCTTGGGGCAACATATGATCCTTCTTATATTGGCAGTCATTATCCCCAACCATCAGTATTCCCAAG ATACCATTGTGTGACTGAAGTTCCTGTTTTGTTGAACTCCCCTGAAATACCAG GTCATGAGCTTGGCCAGCGCAAGAACAAACTTCTCAG ATACTCAGAGATGAACTTCGCTTCATGA